In Myxococcales bacterium, a single window of DNA contains:
- a CDS encoding helix-turn-helix domain-containing protein, which translates to MKSTQQTIEPLRVALRPREAAEALGISERKLRDLLPELPHLRLGGVVLIPITELKDWLAERAKTAVAESKTADEILSSLKRRRP; encoded by the coding sequence GTGAAAAGCACTCAGCAAACGATCGAACCGCTTCGAGTGGCTCTCCGTCCACGCGAGGCCGCAGAAGCGCTGGGTATTAGCGAGCGGAAGCTGCGTGATTTACTCCCTGAACTCCCGCATCTCCGCTTGGGCGGCGTAGTTCTGATTCCCATTACTGAACTCAAAGACTGGCTTGCGGAACGAGCGAAAACCGCTGTGGCCGAGTCCAAGACAGCTGACGAAATTCTTTCAAGCCTGAAACGCCGAAGACCGTGA
- a CDS encoding DUF3631 domain-containing protein, translating into MLKDTKIGGMSSEEADLRAEIGELNDFDFGRQRSDIACRHRISFKTLDRIYAEEHKPLRKARSGLTLTEIELWPEVVDGADMLDGLSKAIRRFIVLDPESCDAVALWIAHAHAHGAFAISPILLITAPTKGCGKSTLLDVIARVVPRPLLSAATTAAALYRSAERIPTILCDEGDTYLSSDMRLVTFFNAGHRRGVPFRLCEGEDNRPREYPSWCPKAIAQIGLPRVPQIIDRSIVVELRRKRPSEQCREFSFLESYPDIHEVARRCARWTDDIMETLGGMRPVLPQGFENRLADNWRPLFAIAEAAGGDWPNRARRAASALGEIVDDDLEIMLLEDFREIFDDRDFAFTEQAVSFLNGMSERPWNSLRQGRGIDGNRVARMLRGFGIQPERIQNGSTRRRGYQPGQFTEVWSRYLEGSKDGESRNSFLDPSDPSSLSADLGLLDTVDGRDGPASGPSVESELGAGT; encoded by the coding sequence ATGTTGAAAGATACCAAAATTGGCGGAATGAGTAGCGAGGAAGCGGACCTCCGCGCAGAAATCGGAGAACTCAACGATTTCGACTTTGGTCGGCAACGCAGCGACATCGCGTGTCGTCACAGAATTTCATTCAAGACTCTCGATCGAATCTACGCCGAGGAACATAAGCCGCTCCGGAAGGCGCGAAGTGGCCTGACCCTGACTGAAATCGAACTGTGGCCGGAGGTTGTGGACGGGGCGGACATGCTGGACGGCCTGTCGAAGGCCATCCGGCGCTTTATCGTCCTTGATCCCGAGTCATGCGATGCCGTCGCGCTATGGATCGCCCATGCGCACGCTCATGGGGCATTCGCAATCTCGCCGATTCTTCTGATAACCGCCCCAACCAAGGGTTGTGGGAAAAGTACGTTGCTGGATGTAATCGCTCGTGTGGTCCCGCGTCCACTCTTGAGCGCGGCAACGACTGCTGCGGCGCTTTATCGGAGTGCCGAGCGCATTCCCACAATTTTGTGCGATGAAGGGGACACCTACCTGAGTAGCGATATGCGGCTGGTCACGTTCTTCAACGCGGGTCATCGTCGCGGAGTTCCATTTCGTCTCTGCGAGGGTGAGGACAACCGGCCACGTGAATATCCCTCGTGGTGCCCGAAGGCCATTGCGCAGATCGGATTGCCGAGAGTGCCGCAGATCATCGATCGGTCGATCGTTGTCGAACTGCGCCGCAAGCGTCCCTCGGAACAGTGCAGAGAGTTTTCGTTTCTTGAGTCCTACCCGGATATTCACGAGGTTGCGAGGCGCTGTGCACGATGGACGGACGACATTATGGAGACGCTAGGGGGAATGCGCCCCGTACTTCCGCAGGGATTCGAGAATCGGCTGGCAGATAATTGGCGCCCCCTGTTCGCAATCGCAGAGGCTGCCGGTGGCGATTGGCCAAACCGTGCGCGCCGGGCCGCCTCTGCACTCGGGGAGATAGTGGACGATGACTTGGAGATCATGCTGTTAGAGGACTTTCGGGAGATTTTTGACGATCGAGATTTCGCGTTTACGGAGCAGGCAGTCAGTTTTCTCAATGGTATGTCGGAGCGACCTTGGAATTCGCTTCGACAGGGACGTGGAATCGACGGAAATCGGGTCGCAAGAATGTTGCGAGGCTTCGGCATCCAGCCAGAGCGAATCCAGAATGGGAGCACACGAAGACGTGGCTATCAACCTGGGCAATTCACCGAGGTGTGGTCGCGGTATCTCGAAGGTTCAAAGGATGGAGAGAGCCGGAACAGCTTCTTGGACCCGTCCGACCCGTCCAGCTTGTCCGCTGATCTGGGCCTACTGGACACAGTGGACGGGAGGGACGGACCAGCTTCAGGGCCGTCTGTTGAGTCGGAGCTTGGAGCCGGAACGTGA
- a CDS encoding site-specific integrase encodes MAAKVRWYRDAWWVRTHAHGRRSDKRLGPTKADKIHAQTIAREINAKLVLGNYQSHPPEKQDQITFQDFAELWLSREIDLPFERRSAGHVAAGTARTYRLQIEKHLVPFFDDFDLRTFKRSDIQRFYDHCIDSGRPRSPKSIDMAINVLRMILGYAEGQELIETNPVEAWKRGRKRRRASSTVTKIERTKVFTAEELTDLLNLAAEEFTEHHPLLLFLAHTGARIGEASALRWEDVDLEGGTARIARSFSSDIELGPTKTGRERIVELSNDLVHTLARFQPNVFPIPEGLLVFPAENGGFLRAANFRERVFKKLVRATVGPHRGLSPHSLRHTWASLHMARSTPLKWIQEQGGWASAKVLLDTYGHFMPSESHGYADAIMGSNGSGTAPTLRAANDLNDQPAQPPETAEDLTTRPFAINPRSPIMHLTEPPPFFRNSLTSTVMGVTPRSRT; translated from the coding sequence GTGGCAGCGAAAGTCCGTTGGTATCGCGATGCCTGGTGGGTCCGCACCCATGCGCATGGCCGCCGGAGCGACAAGCGGCTCGGCCCGACGAAGGCGGACAAAATTCACGCGCAGACGATCGCGAGGGAAATCAACGCCAAGCTCGTTCTGGGCAATTATCAATCCCACCCTCCCGAGAAACAGGATCAAATCACGTTCCAAGACTTCGCTGAGCTTTGGCTCTCCCGGGAGATCGACCTTCCCTTCGAGCGTCGCTCCGCTGGCCATGTTGCGGCCGGCACTGCACGCACCTACCGACTCCAGATCGAGAAACATCTCGTTCCGTTCTTCGACGATTTCGATCTCCGTACTTTCAAGCGAAGCGACATCCAGCGATTTTATGATCACTGCATCGATTCGGGCAGACCCAGGAGCCCGAAATCGATCGATATGGCGATCAACGTGCTGCGCATGATCCTGGGCTATGCAGAGGGTCAGGAGTTGATCGAGACCAACCCCGTAGAAGCCTGGAAGCGTGGACGGAAGCGCCGGAGGGCTTCTTCGACTGTGACCAAGATCGAGCGCACCAAGGTATTCACCGCCGAGGAATTGACCGACCTTCTGAACCTGGCCGCCGAAGAGTTCACCGAGCACCATCCCTTGCTGCTGTTCTTGGCCCACACGGGGGCGAGAATCGGCGAGGCGTCGGCACTTCGCTGGGAAGACGTAGATCTCGAAGGCGGGACCGCCCGAATTGCGCGAAGTTTTTCGAGCGATATCGAACTCGGTCCGACCAAGACGGGTCGCGAGCGCATCGTCGAACTCTCGAACGATCTAGTGCACACACTCGCGAGGTTCCAACCCAACGTGTTTCCGATCCCAGAAGGCTTGTTGGTGTTCCCAGCCGAGAATGGTGGATTTCTCAGGGCAGCGAACTTCCGCGAACGAGTCTTCAAGAAGTTGGTCCGAGCGACCGTCGGCCCTCACCGGGGTTTGTCTCCCCATTCACTGCGCCACACCTGGGCGAGCCTCCACATGGCCCGGAGCACGCCGCTAAAGTGGATTCAGGAGCAGGGTGGATGGGCCTCAGCGAAGGTCTTGCTCGACACCTACGGCCACTTCATGCCGAGTGAATCGCACGGGTATGCGGACGCAATCATGGGTTCAAACGGCTCTGGGACGGCTCCAACTCTCAGGGCCGCCAATGACCTCAACGACCAACCCGCTCAACCCCCCGAAACTGCAGAAGATCTCACCACCCGCCCCTTCGCGATCAATCCCAGATCCCCGATCATGCACTTAACAGAGCCGCCGCCCTTCTTTAGAAATTCGCTCACGTCGACGGTGATGGGGGTGACGCCGCGATCGCGGACCTGA